The sequence below is a genomic window from Ipomoea triloba cultivar NCNSP0323 chromosome 10, ASM357664v1.
AGGCAGCATGATTATGACTCTTCTAAATAAACTTAAATGTAAGTAAAATATTCTAAGTAttcaccatatatatatcattgattGAAATccctattttttttctcatttggGACAATTATATAGAGTAATACAATTTGCATTACATCTTCCATTTATTACTTCAATTTATTTGATTGACTTGTAATGCGGGGAAGTGAATCAATAATATTCAAgaataacaacaataaaaatatgatgATGACAAATACTAACAATACTTGCTTAAGTATGTAAAATGGTCTAACATCTAATATAAAAGACTAGATACAAGgaacattttttattatatcaaaattaaatataatatatacattattgttTAGTTCTTGGTGTTTACCCAAACAAAATAAAGGTGCATTTGGGAGAACAATTGAAGTTGTTGACCACTCGAAAAGGTGGTATTATTGAAATGGATGGATCGAAGTACTCAATCTATTTAAATTTCACCACACCGGCTTGCCAATAGATAGGATGCATGATTGATTAGTTAACCTTTGCCACTTTTGTGTGTGCTCTTCCTCGCCTACGGTTCTTCCTTCCTACATGCAAAAATTTATTCAACTATATATTATTAGCAATATATAGGTTAAGAAAAGTTTATTACCAATATAATCATATCAAAAGTATATTAAATTAAAGCACATACATACCGGGTTATCTGCTCTGGCAAAGTTAACGATATGGGCACAGACGCCCCAGTTCCAATGAACACCCAACCTCTATATTCTGATATCCAAGAGAATACAAGGCACTGAGGGTGCaacatattttcttttatagagCCTTTCCCTTTGTTAGTACTACGCTTTGGTATGAACACCCCAGTTCCATTATTGCTTTTCTCTCTATTCCACAGCTCTACAAGGTATTTGGGCACTTTGTTGTTGGTATCCTCGCTATGTATCCACTCAAACCGACATTGGGGTTGCAATATCGATGGCCTATATCTATTACCATGTTTTGAGTTGACGATCCTCTTGTTATCATCCTCTTCTGTCAATTCTAATAGTTGCCTAGTAAGTTCTTCAAACAAAATGTTGTCATCTTCCCATGattccatttttcttttaaatgaaGTATGAGTGATATaatagaaaattataaaaaacgTGTCAACTTCTAGTTGAAATCTATGCTCTTAAtgcaatttcaaaatattatctTTAGAAAAGTAcgcttatatataatatgattgaaaataaaaacCTAACAATGAAGACCAATATCCCACGCAACGCatccggaaaaaaaaaagttctaagATATATGTGATATAAAATAGAGTCTTGGATCCTTGCATGCAATGATCAATAGCAAGGTTTggtgcatgtatatatactcaCAATAAAATGAAGGGAATGGCATGTTAACTAAAAGATTCTACGTTTGTGGTAAGAGTATATTGTTTTGATCTTTTGCGTAAAGAGTTGAAGTTGTACAACATCCAAACAAGATTATATCACGTATGACATATATTGTGATACTGGGGAAGGTTGCCTATATTCTAGAGCCATTTTACCCgattctattcttttttatttacagcTTTACTTGATGATATTCATCGTGCGCTTGAAATTTTAAGCTTCAAACAGTAGAGCTTAAATTTTAGATATCTGAgttcattctctctctctctctctctctctctctctatatatatatatatatatatatatatatatatatatatatatatatatatatatatatatatatatatataactagagATCAAATGCAAAGAGGTCTCCAGGTAAAAACATGAGGTGAAATCTCAACCCTTGATCTAGGCAAAATCAACAGTTCAGATTGTAAGttcaaaacttaaggtgcataaatttATAGCTTAAGGTACGTAAGTTTATAGCCGTAGGTGTCTAAGTTTAAAGTTTTAAAGTGCATAAGTTTATAGTTTAAGCtaaggtgcgtatgtttaaagcttTAAGGTGTGTCACTTTCTAGGTTTAGGTGCATTAGTTTAAAACTTAGGGTGCCTATGttgaaagtttaaggtgcattattttatagcttaaggtgtgtaagtttatagcttaggATGGGTATGTTTaaatcttaaggtgcgtcaccttctagtttaaggtgcattgtttaaaacttaaggtgcgtaagtttattgtttaaggtgcgtatgtttaTAGAGCCTTCGCACGTGAaccatcccatatatatatatatatatatagacagagagagagttaaatcaatttttggtcCTACATTTATTGTGCGTTAGACACATTTAgtccatttttattaattttgacacattttacccAGACGTAATAAAagttggacacttttagtccaacGTCATAGTTGGCGTTAAGCTGCCGTGAAGTATAAAAGCAATTCTATCCTTTCATATCCAATTCTTCATTAACAAAAAACTATAAGCCATAAACTAAAATTGGGCATGGAAATGGATCAGGAATCGGAGCCCGTGGCGTTGGGTCAAACCCGGGTCGTCGAGAACTCTGAGAAGCTGCACACGGGTGCCTCCAAAATGTATTCCCTACTATCGATTCCACGATTTCCACCGCACCCACACAACCACCACCAGTTGTTAAAGAACAGGTCGGTGCCAACGGCGCTGAAACGGAAAGAATCGTCGACCACCATCAATTTCTCTGCCTCCCAGACCACATCCTCGTCGGGCTCTTTCATCACATCGCTTACAGGGGACACCTAGAGCTTACAACCTTTACTTTCCTCCGGTTTCCAGATAACCAATCTCTCCCAGGTCTCGTCAGTTGGCCGTCCCCCGCTGTCCAGGTCGTCGTTCAAACAGAAGTGCAATTTAATGGGAAAAAAGTAAAGGGGATACGGTGAAAAGGAATATACATAAGTATAAAAGTAAAACTgcacaaatattagtataattgtttttatataattgtctaataattattatggtaattaagctacaCATGGAtcgttggatttatttttataatattttttatcctTTTCTTCCTATATTTACTAGTAtgttacccgtgcgatgcatgaattaaaaatttaaaatattataattatgctatgttattaaaaattattaatgttattaaatttcatatataaaaaggaaatatgagatttattcatttataaggttttattatttaataattgtgTAGATTATGTTGATTTGCTACAATAAAGTTATGAacataattatttgtaattaaaataagaattgataTTTAAGGTGGGTAattactacaaaaaaaaatatattataagtttaatacaaagtatattatttggttgcatgatttatatagtgatattgaaatttattagataagaagtatattaggaaaaatttaaaaataggtCAATCAAAAGAGAAAGATGAGGTAAAACTAATGGAATAGTTTATTAGAAGGTAATAAATAATGGTAATAAAAGGTGACAAAATGGCCTAATATATGtagtaatttgtctaattattgaattaattagcatatataaaaatagactattaaaatgtttgaaatgtagtaataatataaacttttaacAGGTTAATCAATGGAAAAAACATTGTGTATACTAATCTGTAGTACATAATTACCTTATATAAAAATAGCCtattaaaagataataaattatGAAGATAAAATGTGAGAAAATAGTAATACTATTAATTGTAGGTAAAAAATTATGGTAATAAAAGGTGATAAAAAggcttaattagtaatatatgtatagtaatttgtaaTGTAAACTTTGGTTGCTGAGTGTAAGCCTAAAGATATAGAATTGATATGAATAAGATATTATTTCGGATactaatatgtgtatttttgGATTTTGTGGCTACACAATGAAAATGGTATaagaatattaaattaattcaattatactaaaatctattcagttaattccttaattagcaaaataataattccttaattatactaaaatcaattaaactAATTCCATAATTTCAGAAAATAGTAATAACTATATAGTGATATGAATGcctaagaccttgtggtctagtgacactcggtgcgccggtttacactcccacatggatgatggatgatgggagtgggttcgagcctcagtggaggcaactgttgactctttgtgcttcagtatgttgagaaagtagctatgaacagaaactacattgtaaccgaacAGAAACTACATTGTAACCGGTGGATTATCTAAAATAGTGGTTCCCCACGTTGACTCCTGACCAAGATTTGCGAGGTAGTCCGCACACTGGTTCCCCCCAAGTGGTTCATCAGGTCTTTATAATCCAAGATCAACGTGTGGCCCTTCCCTAAGGCACCACAACTCGACTACGAAGCTATTCATGAAGCCGATGAGCCATTTACCTTCGTGGTCGCGGATGAGCCCACCGACGCTAGTTAGCCCCGTGATATTTGGTCGCAGTAAGAGGGCCATTCCGTCTGATCAGCAACCATTGGGCTTCCATCGAGTCACGACttttttcacaatttcagaTGCCGGGAGATGAGCGTTGTTGAATAAGACATTGTTTCTCACGTTCCAAAGGTTCTACAGAGTATAGGGAAAGAGGATCCTCCAGCTGATGCCGTGATTACTCTGTAGGTTACTCGTGCATGCTTGCTCCCTCCAATTCTTTAAAGGTAGGTGAAAGCTCGTGTGAAAGACGTGAGGTGGCGCAGCCGGGCTCCAACAGTCCTGTGTAAAAGCACAGTGCCTGAAGAGACGGTCTAGAGATTCATCCTCCTCGCCGCACATCGCACAGGTCGCATCCTCAACTAGGCCACGTTTTTTTCTCTCGGCATTGACCAGCAGTCCGTTCTTGTAAATCTTCCAAAGGAACAGCTTGACTCTTCCCACACAATTAGCACGCCAAATCCACCCAAGGTCTGCTTCCATGTTCGCGTTACCGTGACCATACCTGAGCTGGAGTGCGACCAAGTGATTGTAACAGCCTGAGACCTGTCGATGGGGATGGGAATGGCTTTGACGTTGTTGACCATATCAGGCGAAAGAGTTTGCTCCAGAGCTGAGGTATTCCAATGTCTGTTGTCGGTGATAAATTCTTCAACTTTGATGTTCGTTGTGTCGCTCGGGGTGGTAATGTTGTTATGGGCAATAAGAGGCACGTCCCCCGTTCACTAATCTTGCCAGAACCTGATATGTTCGCCGTTTCCAGGTCTCCACTTGAGCCCTTCGGACAAAGTGTTACTGCCCTTCATGATGCTCCGCTAACCCCACGAACCATTCGTATATGTTGGGATGTGAAGAAAGTCCTGATCTTTGACATACTTGTCCCGGAGGGCTTTAACCCATAATTTATCTTGATTTGAATGCACTTGTCAAACCAGCTTTGTAAGGAAGGCGAGGTTAAAGTCCTGTGCCTTTCGGAGTCCCAAGCCTCCCAGGTCCGGGGGTTTACAAATGTCTGACCAGTTGACCGAGTGAATTTTCTTTCATTGTCGGCATGACCCCACAAGAAGTTCCTGCAGATTCTATCTATCTCATTACATGTACTTACCGGAAAAGCTATAGCTTGCATGGAATATGTAGGGACAGTAGTTAGCGAGGACTGGACTAGAATCCTTCTTCCTGCCATACTCAGAGATCTGGCTTTCCAGGAAGTCAACTTCCCCCGCATTTTTTCAATAACTGCTGAGAAAGTGTTCTTCGAAACCCTTTGCTGAAGCATGGGAATCCCTAAGTAGGTCCCCAAATGGAGGGAGACCAGAATCCCCATCGTGTCTCCGACCCGAGTTCTGAGACCTGCATTTAAGTTAGGGGAATAAAAAATAAGGGATTTCGAAAGGTTAACCTTGAGACCCGAGGCAGAACTGAAATCGTTGAGACAGTCAATCATTATTTTGGCCTACCGCTCAGACGTTTCTCCGAAAAGCATAAGGTCATTCGCAAAGAAGAGGTGGGAGATGCCCACTCCCCCTCTAGAGATATGGACTGGTTTCCAATTGCCTGAATTGACTTTACTCTAGATAGTGTAAGCAAGCTTTTCCATGACCAGATTGAAAAGATAGGGGGCTAGAGGGTCTCTTTGACGGAGGCCTCTCCCAGGTCTAAACATAGGCAGCCGATCGCCGTTCCAGAGAATGGagatatcactttcctataaaaAGTAGAGCGGAAGATCAATCAAAGCTGTAGGGAAACCAAAACTCTCCAAGGTTTCCTTTAAGAAGGCCTATGAGACACTATCGTAGGCTTTGTGAAGGTCCACTTTGACAATCATACACCCTTTTCTGCCCTGCTTGTTATTCATGGTGTGAATAACCTCCTGCGTTAAGATCAAATTGTCCAAGGTTGAACGACCCGGGAGGAAACTGTTTTGGTGAAGCCCAATAAGTTTGGTCATAACCGGTCTTAACCTGTTGACAAGAACTTTGGAAATAACCTTGAATGCCATGTTAAGTAGAGTGATGGTCTAAAATCAAAGGCAAACTTCGGGACTTCTTTTTTTGGGATGAGAGTAATGAAAGCCTGGAGAAGGGATTTGTGGACAATCCTCGTTACCAACGCTCGATTCACCATTCCAGTTAGGGTAGGCCCAATCTCCACCCAGAAGTGTTGATAAAAAGCAGCCGGTATACCATCTGGGCCTAGGCTTCCAAATTTCTTCATACCGAAGGTTGCTCTTTTCACTTCATCAATCGACGCTCTGCGAACCAGCATGGAAGCCTGGTGATGAGAAATAGCATGAGTCCCGTGATTGAAGTCAATCTCTTGGACCCACTTGTGTCAACCTTACAAAAAAGAGAGTCAAAATAATCATTGATGTGGAAATCAAGGAGTGATCATCAGACCAGGAACCATTAATTTTGAGAAGCCGAATACAGTTCCTGTTCCTCCTGACTAAAGTTGAATTGTGGTAAAACCGGGTGTTTCTATCCCCATCTCAGATCCACTCCATTCTAGACTTTTGAAACCAGAAGGTTTCTTCTTGGTCGAGCACATTGTTGAACTCATCAATTAGATTGTTCTCCAACCGTTGGAGCTCACTGGAACCCCCATACTCCGGTGAGCTTTGAATCTCCTGAATGCGAGTTTCTAAATTCTGTTTCCGTTTGAAGATATTCCCGAAATCGTTACAATTCCACTGAATACTTTTCTTTGTTACAGAAGCAATTATTTCTTTAATGGGTTGGTCACCCCTCTCCGTAGACGCCTTCCAAATACCCTTGTAGTCC
It includes:
- the LOC116031675 gene encoding uncharacterized protein LOC116031675 produces the protein MESWEDDNILFEELTRQLLELTEEDDNKRIVNSKHGNRYRPSILQPQCRFEWIHSEDTNNKVPKYLVELWNREKSNNGTGVFIPKRSTNKGKGSIKENMLHPQCLVFSWISEYRGWVFIGTGASVPISLTLPEQITRKEEP